The DNA window CGGCTGATCTGACCGCGGCGATGATCCGCGAGGGCGAGGTTTCAGGCATTCTCGGCAACTGCCATGCGCCGGGCACCGAAATCATCGAACGGTTCGGCGAGGAGCACATCCGCACCGGCAAGCCGATCTGCTACACTTCCGTCGACTCGGTCCTGCAGATCGCCGCGCATGAAGTCCATTTCGGGTTGGAACGGCTTTATGAGTTCTGTCAGGTCGTGCGCCGTCTGGTTGATCCGCTCAGAATCGGGCGCGTGATCGCACGGCCGTTCGTCGGTGAAACCGCCGCGACCTTCGAACGAACGTACAACCGCCACGACTATGCCGTGCCGCCGCCGGAGCCGACCTTGCTCGACCGGCTGACCGAGCGGGGAAGCCGCGTGATCGCCGTCGGCAAGATCGGCGACATCTTCGCCCATCGCGGAATTTCGGAAGTGCGCAAGGCCGCCGGCAACATGGCCATGTTCGACAAGGCGCTCGGCGCGATGGACGATGCCGCCGACGGCGATCTGGTTTTCGCCAATTTCGTCGATTTCGACACTGAATTCGGTCATCGCCGCGATGTCGCCGGCTATGCGGCCGCACTCGAGGCCTTCGACCGGCGGCTGCCGGAAGCACTCGCAAGGCTGCGACAGGGCGACCTTCTCATCCTGACGGCCGATCACGGCAATGATCCGACCTGGCGAGGGACCGATCATACGCGTGAACGCATACCGGTGATCGGCACGGGCCCCGGTTTGATAGGTGGTGACATCGGACTGAGAACAACATTCGCCGATATCGGCGAGACCGTCGCCGAACACCTCGGGCTGGCACCCGGACGCCACGGAACTTCCTTCCATGCGATGATTGGCGGCCATGCCTGAATTGCCCGAAGTCGAAACGGTCCGGCGCGGCCTGCAGCCTGTCCTGGAAGGTGCCCGTCTGGCCAGGGTCGAGGCGCGGCGGCCGGATCTCCGGTTTCCCTTTCCCGAACGGTTTTCGGAACGGCTGACCGGCAGGACGATCACGGCGCTTGGCCGCCGTGCCAAATATCTGACCATGCATGTGCAGGATGGCCCGCTGCTGATCTGCCATCTCGGCATGTCGGGCTCCTTTCGCATCGAGACCGACGATGACAGCGACACACCAGGCGTGTTCCATCACGAACGCTCGAAAAGCACGGTGCACGACCATGTCGTGTTCCATGTGATCTCCGCCGCCGGTGCCCTGTCGCGCGTAATCTTCAACGACCCGCGCCGTTTCGGTTTCATGCTGTTCGCGGAAGGATCGCCGGAGACGCATCCGATGCTGGCCGGGCTGGGCGTCGAGCCCACGGGCAATACGCTGGACGGCGTGCTGCTCGCCTCGCTGCTGAAAGGCCGCAGATCGCCTCTCAAGGCAGCTCTTCTCGACCAGAG is part of the Mesorhizobium loti genome and encodes:
- the mutM gene encoding bifunctional DNA-formamidopyrimidine glycosylase/DNA-(apurinic or apyrimidinic site) lyase; amino-acid sequence: MPELPEVETVRRGLQPVLEGARLARVEARRPDLRFPFPERFSERLTGRTITALGRRAKYLTMHVQDGPLLICHLGMSGSFRIETDDDSDTPGVFHHERSKSTVHDHVVFHVISAAGALSRVIFNDPRRFGFMLFAEGSPETHPMLAGLGVEPTGNTLDGVLLASLLKGRRSPLKAALLDQRLIAGLGNIYVSEALWRAGLSPLREAGTIARPGKKAREQSERLAEAIRSVISDAIAAGGSSLRDYVHTDGSLGYFQHSFAVYDREGQPCPKPGCGGHIERIVQSGRSTFYCRTCQS
- a CDS encoding phosphopentomutase, translated to MARAFLFVLDSFGIGGAADAERYGDAGANTLAHIAEACAEGRADRERLRQGPLFVPHMASLGLGKAAETATGLAFAHFGTDLLANAFHGAAQEVSSGKDTPSGHWEIAGLPVRFDWGYFPDTVPAFPADLTAAMIREGEVSGILGNCHAPGTEIIERFGEEHIRTGKPICYTSVDSVLQIAAHEVHFGLERLYEFCQVVRRLVDPLRIGRVIARPFVGETAATFERTYNRHDYAVPPPEPTLLDRLTERGSRVIAVGKIGDIFAHRGISEVRKAAGNMAMFDKALGAMDDAADGDLVFANFVDFDTEFGHRRDVAGYAAALEAFDRRLPEALARLRQGDLLILTADHGNDPTWRGTDHTRERIPVIGTGPGLIGGDIGLRTTFADIGETVAEHLGLAPGRHGTSFHAMIGGHA